The Trichomycterus rosablanca isolate fTriRos1 chromosome 15, fTriRos1.hap1, whole genome shotgun sequence genome contains a region encoding:
- the LOC134328672 gene encoding uncharacterized protein LOC134328672, giving the protein MQQDASRWPMSNQCTWADASHGTAQGQGVLPHVSAYTMQQEPSRWPMSDQCTGQGQGVLPHVNAPTVQRDQSRWPMSNQCTWADASQCTGQGQGVLPHVNAPTIQQGLSRRFIPNQCAPVDRTVLEALREMDLKINYLTSLVESLVGGRRILPPQQQDDEDMNVIPLDSVEALEHLEERLLSNGLKQRMINMLSLSGGHTMKKTIWRIASKVFTPNLAKNLNWCGRGDKRGLKQTACGQVIIAAVMKNPVLPAPTEAEAENCLKNYLRLAPGRRL; this is encoded by the exons ATGCAACAAGATGCATCAAGGTGGCCCATGTCCAACCAGTGTACATGGGCAGATGCTTCTCATGGGACAGCACAAGGCCAGGGCGTCCTACCTCATGTCAGTG CATATACCATGCAACAAGAGCCATCAAGGTGGCCCATGTCTGACCAGTGTACAGGACAAGGCCAGGGGGTTCTACCTCATGTCAATG CACCTACCGTACAACGAGATCAATCAAGGTGGCCCATGTCCAACCAGTGTACATGGGCAGATGCTTCTCAGTGTACAGGACAAGGCCAGGGCGTCCTACCTCATGTCAATG CACCCACCATACAGCAGGGACTGTCAAGGCGGTTCATACCCAATCAGTGCGCAC cTGTAGACAGAACTGTCCTGGAGGCACTGAGAGAGATGGACCTGAAGATAAATTACCTGACATCTCTTGTAGAATCTCTTGTGGGTGGACGTCGAATTTTGCCCCCACAACAGCAAGACGATGAAGACATGAATGTCATCCCTCTGGATTCAGTAGAAGCCCTAGAACATTTAGAAGAAAGGCTTCTGAGCAATGGACTGAAGCAAAGGATG ATTAACATGCTGTCACTAAGTGGTGGACATACCATGAAAAAGACAATCTGGAGAATTGCCAGCAAGGTGTTCACCCCCAACCTTGCGAAAAACCTTAACTGGTGCGGCAGGGGAGACAAGCGAGGTCTAAAACAAACCGCATGTGGACAAGTTATTATTG CTGCCGTGATGAAAAATCCAGTGCTGCCAGCGCCGACTGAAGCAGAAGCGGAGAACTGCTTAAAGAATTACTTGCGGCTGGCACCAGGAAGGAgactttaa